One stretch of Armigeres subalbatus isolate Guangzhou_Male chromosome 2, GZ_Asu_2, whole genome shotgun sequence DNA includes these proteins:
- the LOC134214416 gene encoding protein arginine N-methyltransferase 1-like, with the protein MTTSSSSFSSLRPEDMTSLEYDLDPYAHFAAHESFLKDQVRSQAYRKAIYKNRHLFKGRIVLDVGCGMGILSMFAARAGAARVIAIDFSNGIDYAQDVVDENGLGHIITLVKARVESIDQLPHGITHVDIILSEWMGLCLLDGPMLDTVIYARNKWLNPNGGLMFPDRCTLYIAGIEDRKVLDERINWWDNVYGFDMSAIRRAAIKEPRVDTIHYRHMVTTCYRIKEIDMYTVDQCKSATGDWEFESRFRLTAKRTDFVHALVTYFNVEFTRCKHRTGFSTSPMTPFTHWKQMIFYLDEGLVVEKGELIGGRFSMKSMYSPGRFAKADFRIKLRFKGVHSDVKEDTFYKLR; encoded by the coding sequence ATGACGACATCCTCATCATCCTTTAGTTCGCTCAGACCCGAGGACATGACCTCCTTGGAGTACGATTTGGATCCGTACGCGCACTTTGCTGCCCACGAGTCGTTCTTGAAGGACCAGGTCCGCTCGCAAGCCTACCGCAAGGCCATATACAAGAACAGACACCTCTTCAAAGGGCGAATCGTACTGGATGTCGGCTGCGGCATGGGAATCCTATCGATGTTTGCTGCCCGAGCCGGGGCTGCCCGTGTCATTGCCATAGATTTTTCCAACGGTATCGATTACGCGCAGGACGTCGTCGACGAAAATGGTCTCGGCCACATTATCACTCTGGTTAAAGCAAGAGTCGAATCCATCGATCAACTTCCGCACGGAATCACCCATGTGGACATTATTCTTTCCGAGTGGATGGGACTTTGTCTGCTGGATGGACCAATGCTGGATACGGTCATCTATGCTCGTAACAAATGGCTCAATCCAAATGGAGGTTTGATGTTTCCTGATCGTTGCACCCTTTACATCGCGGGTATCGAAGACCGAAAAGTTCTCGATGAACGAATCAACTGGTGGGATAATGTGTATGGGTTTGACATGAGCGCGATCCGCAGGGCGGCCATCAAAGAGCCGCGTGTGGATACTATCCACTATCGACATATGGTCACCACGTGTTATCGCATAAAGGAAATTGACATGTACACTGTCGACCAGTGCAAGTCCGCCACGGGCGACTGGGAATTTGAGTCGCGGTTTCGTTTGACCGCGAAGCGGACCGACTTTGTGCACGCGCTGGTCACCTACTTCAATGTGGAGTTTACCCGCTGCAAGCACCGTACGGGATTCAGCACCTCCCCGATGACGCCGTTCACTCACTGGAAGCAGATGATTTTCTATTTGGACGAGGGCTTGGTCGTGGAGAAGGGCGAACTGATTGGCGGTAGGTTTAGCATGAAGTCGATGTATTCGCCCGGGAGGTTCGCGAAGGCAGACTTCCGGATCAAGCTGCGGTTCAAGGGAGTGCATTCGGATGTGAAGGAAGATACTTTCTATAAACTGCGATGA
- the LOC134208685 gene encoding ecdysone-induced protein 74EF-like isoform X3 has translation MPFIDEDLLWCPDNDARMVDLQACLQDANGQNQPSDASSANGCDLNNLEESLCNDSDDLLRQLTENTFELEQFFQDFPVTEIKVEENNNDLQLDEETSGQIFLQSCSQLLTSAAAVAVANSHLNVLAGDGTSLSDALLANGANLLAQQHNNGANGGSSAESHLQEQLFLVQAQGLLQHQQQQQQQLAQSQQHQQQHQNRLHQLATNTLLAEKLLHNQTTLTALDGAGIPTSIAVTAAVVQGNGRAGKPPDIVIKGTHLRVQ, from the exons ATGCCATTTATCGATGAGGACCTACTATGGTGCCCGGACAACGATGCGCGGATGGTCGACCTACAAGCATGTCTTCAG GATGCCAACGGTCAAAATCAACCGTCAGATGCGAGTAGTGCCAATGGCTGTGATCTAAATaacctggaggaatccctgtgCAATGACTCGGACGACCTGCTGCGACAACTCACGGAAAACACCTTTGAGTTGGAACAGTTCTTCCAGGACTTTCCAGTTACTGAGATTAAAGTC GAGGAAAACAACAACGACCTGCAGCTGGACGAGGAGACCAGCGGTCAGATTTTCCTGCAGAGTTGTAGCCAGTTACTAACCTCGGCTGCGGCCGTTGCCGTGGCAAACTCGCACCTCAATGTCCTCGCAGGCGACGGCACTAGTCTGAGCGATGCCCTTCTTGCCAATGGAGCCAACCTGTTGGCCCAGCAACACAACAACGGTGCCAATGGCGGAAGCTCCGCCGAAAGCCACCTGCAGGAGCAGTTGTTCCTGGTGCAGGCTCAGGGGCTGTTGCAGCaccaacagcaacagcagcaacaactCGCTCAAAGTCAACAACACCAACAGCAGCACCAGAATCGGTTACACCAGCTGGCCACCAACACTCTGCTGGCGGAGAAGTTGCTACATAATCAGACCACGCTGACCGCGCTGGACGGAGCGGGGATACCGACATCGATCGCGGTGACGGCAGCGGTTGTACAGGGAAACGGACGCGCCGGAAAGCCGCCCGATATCGTCATAAAAG
- the LOC134214417 gene encoding U7 snRNA-associated Sm-like protein LSm11: MSDSEESSTPSHSGSDSSSEGSPTMLDPTSNCFKPLRVLYSRKATRAVPVPEAKLHDNVGQFESCFKQLGGFDQQYSAERMKQIQQERAANSKRAQMQMPSSSWTEMPQRRFLPHQGMIKAEKPARFKRNILMKLENTDGPLKLLLGWMRERIRVKVYTRKESGVRGFVTGFVEAFDKHWNMALVDVYESWKRRKYHYSENKLCTLGEPQDCSEVLRKMGIQVPEISVQSAGRKYVMCSRKVPKLLIRGEQVVLVTRENSVDVKKEKEEQ; this comes from the exons ATGAGTGATAGTGAAGAATCAAGCACCCCCAGTCACAGTGGCAGCGATAGCAGTTCGGAAGGCAGTCCGACCATGCTGGATCCCACTTCAAACTGTTTCAAACCGCTGAGGGTTCTCTATTCACGCAAGGCAACGCGAGCTGTCCCAGTTCCGGAAGCAAAACTACACGACAATGTTGGTCAGTTTGAGTCGTGCTTCAAACAGTTAGGCGGCTTCGACCAGCAGTATAGCGCCGAGCGGATGAAACAAATTCAGCAAGAAAGGGCCGCCAATTCCAAGCGGGCCCAAATGCAAATGCCCAGTTCGAGTTGGACGGAGATGCCCCAGAGACGGTTTCTGCCACATCAAG GTATGATTAAAGCGGAAAAGCCGGCCCGATTCAAACGCAACATTTTAATGAAATTGGAAAACACCGATGGCCCGCTAAAGCTTTTGCTGGGTTGGATGCGGGAACGCATCCGGGTTAAAGTCTATACTCGCAAGGAAAGTGGCGTTAGGGGCTTTGTGACCGGATTTGTGGAGGCGTTTGACAAACATTGGAACATGGCGCTGGTGGACGTGTACGAGTCATGGAAGCGACGCAAGTATCACTACTCGGAGAATAAGCTGTGTACGTTGGGAGAACCACAAGACTGCAGCGAAGTGCTGCGAAAGATGGGCATCCAGGTGCCAGAAATAAGCGTTCAGTCGGCGGGGCGGAAATATGTAATGTGCAGTCGAAAGGTGCCAAAGTTACTGATTCGAGGAGAGCAAGTAGTGTTGGTGACGCGTGAAAATAGTGTTGATgtcaagaaagaaaaagaagagcaATGA